The following coding sequences are from one Paenibacillus tundrae window:
- a CDS encoding sugar-binding domain-containing protein gives MSEQHKDKRILQLAGAWRYTLDPEDIGESEQWYNSFVPGSGETVSLPGTLTINGIGEAEKWGDTMDRESIRSLRQRYRYIGAAWYETEIDIPADWIDRRFFIFLERVMFQSTLWVNGELAGQQDSLSAPHEYDVSMLIQPGTVNRFTLRIDNRDVQNLGTHSSAYTEETQTIWNGVVGRIELHALEPYWINNVHIYPRPDLRSVIVKGTCHNATDAEVQFQLNLRASIKQGAAPHVGEERKEQLNIPASSAQNFEYEYPMGEDPLLWDEFTPNLYEMKVEGTILLDGHNPVRIVAHQTFGLRYFNREGRILKMNGRAVFLRGTLECCIFPHTGHPPMDIRSWQKIFQTSKEYGLNHIRFHSWCPPEVAFEAADQLGIYLQVESPMWMDTWNMAVGMHPEHYTYLPREARRIVEVYGNHPSFCIYSNGNELNGDFELLHQMVAELKVNDDRRLYTLTTNWDRPLDSADDLFIAQSVDGIGVRGQYFPEKLALSTDLDFREAVAARSVPVISHEVGQYAVYPDVQEIPKYTGVLRPVNLEAIHADMETRGLAEDIRSFVDGTGMFALQLYRDEIEAALRTPCLGGFQLLDLHDFPGQSTATVGILNAFWESKGLIHPDQFREFCAPTVLLLRMPKRIYTETEPFHAEIHISHFAATDIPPSSIQWVIRSGDGHILDQDSLQTDIISNGSGQSLGSIVSLAPQYIKKSDRLTISLEILGSDVRNEWPFWVYESPEKHREFPQSVIVKRSLDEEMEQHLTAGGHVLFLAQKEKLQHANPGKFYPVFWSPAHFATEAPCGIIAHTDHPALNGLPTREYAEHPWQDLLDQSVSLVVNEGIPFNPIVQVIPNFYHNRKLMNLAEYHVGQGKILICGINIEDELQHRPVAAQLRTSLINYVSGESFEPTVGIELHQLRQLLAESDQPAEEASDSTISDDELAHMQVASSDSQGDRHEAMYGNDGKRQTYWQAEDEAPGHWWQVDLLHEHSVTRTKVEFHQEGNFLYVIQVSSDGQQWSVVSNQTGQTSTAMTRVDRFEAKGRYVRIVYNGMPSGVRAGHRAFEVYGS, from the coding sequence CAATCCGATCTCTACGTCAGCGATATCGTTACATCGGAGCAGCGTGGTACGAAACTGAAATCGACATTCCTGCGGATTGGATCGATCGACGCTTCTTTATTTTTCTTGAACGCGTAATGTTTCAATCTACCTTATGGGTAAATGGGGAATTGGCTGGGCAGCAGGATAGTCTGTCAGCACCTCATGAATATGATGTGAGTATGCTTATACAACCTGGAACAGTAAACCGGTTTACGCTTCGGATCGACAATCGAGATGTACAGAATCTGGGTACACATTCGAGTGCCTATACGGAAGAAACGCAAACGATATGGAATGGCGTCGTTGGACGTATCGAGCTGCACGCGTTAGAGCCTTATTGGATCAACAATGTGCATATATACCCTCGTCCCGATCTGCGCTCTGTTATCGTAAAGGGCACATGTCATAATGCAACAGATGCCGAGGTTCAGTTTCAATTAAACTTAAGGGCTTCGATTAAGCAGGGAGCAGCTCCACATGTAGGGGAAGAGAGGAAAGAGCAATTGAACATCCCCGCTTCATCCGCACAGAACTTTGAATATGAATACCCTATGGGTGAAGATCCTTTGTTATGGGACGAATTCACGCCCAACTTGTATGAGATGAAGGTTGAAGGAACCATTTTATTAGATGGACATAACCCGGTTCGCATCGTAGCCCATCAAACCTTTGGTTTACGCTACTTCAATCGTGAAGGCAGGATATTAAAAATGAATGGTCGGGCAGTCTTCTTGCGAGGAACCTTGGAATGCTGCATTTTTCCACATACGGGTCATCCTCCAATGGACATTAGATCATGGCAGAAGATCTTTCAGACTTCTAAGGAATACGGATTAAACCACATTCGTTTTCACTCTTGGTGCCCGCCGGAGGTCGCATTTGAAGCAGCAGATCAATTGGGAATATACTTGCAGGTTGAATCTCCGATGTGGATGGATACGTGGAACATGGCTGTTGGTATGCATCCAGAGCATTACACCTACTTACCGCGAGAAGCTCGTAGAATTGTGGAAGTGTACGGCAACCACCCTTCGTTCTGCATTTATAGTAACGGCAATGAACTGAATGGTGACTTTGAGCTGTTGCATCAGATGGTTGCAGAGCTGAAAGTGAACGATGATCGACGATTGTACACGCTCACCACGAATTGGGATCGACCGCTTGATTCCGCAGATGACCTTTTTATTGCCCAATCGGTTGATGGCATTGGTGTTCGAGGACAATATTTTCCTGAAAAGCTAGCCTTGTCGACAGACCTTGATTTTCGAGAAGCCGTAGCGGCACGGTCTGTTCCCGTCATCTCCCATGAAGTGGGACAGTACGCGGTATATCCAGACGTGCAAGAAATACCGAAATACACGGGTGTGCTACGTCCGGTAAACCTGGAGGCAATCCACGCAGACATGGAGACACGAGGATTAGCAGAGGATATTCGCTCCTTTGTAGATGGTACGGGGATGTTTGCCCTGCAATTATATCGTGATGAGATCGAGGCTGCATTACGCACACCGTGTCTTGGAGGGTTCCAGTTGTTAGACTTGCATGACTTCCCAGGACAGAGCACGGCTACGGTTGGCATTCTAAATGCATTCTGGGAATCGAAAGGCTTGATACACCCAGATCAATTTCGCGAATTCTGTGCACCAACAGTGCTGCTGCTTCGTATGCCGAAGCGTATTTATACTGAAACGGAACCATTCCATGCGGAGATCCATATTTCTCATTTTGCCGCAACAGATATCCCGCCATCCTCCATCCAATGGGTCATTAGGAGTGGTGATGGGCACATTCTTGACCAGGACTCATTACAAACAGATATCATCTCGAATGGGTCAGGCCAATCACTAGGAAGTATAGTATCGTTGGCACCACAGTACATCAAGAAGAGTGACAGATTAACGATTTCACTAGAAATTTTGGGTAGCGATGTGCGAAATGAATGGCCATTTTGGGTTTATGAATCCCCAGAGAAGCATCGTGAATTCCCGCAGTCAGTCATAGTGAAACGAAGTCTGGATGAAGAGATGGAACAGCATCTTACAGCAGGAGGGCATGTCCTGTTTCTGGCGCAAAAAGAGAAGCTGCAACATGCGAACCCGGGGAAGTTTTATCCCGTGTTCTGGAGTCCGGCTCATTTTGCAACGGAGGCACCGTGCGGTATTATCGCTCACACGGATCACCCTGCATTGAACGGATTACCGACCAGAGAATATGCAGAGCATCCATGGCAAGACTTGTTAGATCAATCCGTATCACTTGTAGTGAACGAAGGAATTCCATTCAACCCAATTGTTCAGGTCATTCCCAACTTCTATCACAATCGCAAGCTGATGAACCTTGCTGAATATCACGTTGGCCAGGGAAAGATATTGATCTGCGGCATCAACATTGAAGATGAACTACAGCATCGACCTGTCGCAGCCCAGCTTCGTACAAGTTTAATCAATTATGTGTCAGGGGAGTCGTTTGAACCCACAGTAGGGATTGAGCTGCATCAGCTTCGTCAATTACTTGCTGAGAGTGATCAACCTGCCGAGGAAGCATCCGATTCGACGATTTCAGATGATGAACTTGCACATATGCAGGTCGCATCCAGTGATAGCCAAGGCGATCGTCATGAAGCAATGTACGGAAACGACGGTAAGCGTCAGACCTATTGGCAAGCAGAAGATGAAGCGCCAGGTCACTGGTGGCAGGTTGACCTGCTACATGAACATTCTGTTACACGAACGAAGGTGGAGTTTCATCAGGAAGGTAACTTCCTGTATGTGATTCAGGTTTCAAGTGATGGTCAACAATGGAGCGTTGTTTCGAATCAGACCGGTCAGACATCGACTGCAATGACGCGTGTAGACCGCTTTGAGGCGAAGGGAAGGTATGTAAGAATCGTGTATAACGGAATGCCTAGTGGGGTTAGAGCGGGACACCGCGCATTTGAAGTATATGGAAGCTAG